tatttagaaaacTTTGTATAAATTTGGGATTCCTGAAATTGATTGAGACTTTAAAAGCAATTGTTTCTGAATCATTTACATTTATCTTTTTACATTATCTTAAAACTGATAATGAGAATAATGAAATGATTACTCAGTAGATCTAATGTAAAATGGAAGTGAATCATTACGTGGTGATTTATCATGTGATTACTTATGTTTATATACCTATTTCATTAGaaattggattttattttcaggAAGCGCAGTTTTTTGTAGATAAATACTACGAACATTAAGTGAACGAAACTTGTATACTTCTATGTCTAGCTAATACTTTGAGTTAGTTAATCTCAACTATTCTCAGAAATACACATTTATGAAGGTGTACCAATGAATAAAGCCCAGTAAAGATGTTTCTAAACATTTTCATGAGTCCATAGACCATGCGCCTAGATGtagactttaaaaatttgagaGGAAATGGAATTGCTGCATTGACAAAACGAAACGTAATGCGGAAATTCCACGCATTTCCTCCCACTCAGGTAGATCTTAATTGAGTAAAAACTTTCATTGAGAAACGGGACAATTGTTCGTTTATGGCCGCAATAATGAGCCTGGCTCACGAacacgaacacacacacacacaaccaaacacaagcacacacaaatacgacacacacagatacacaaaTACACTTGGCTGGGCGAAAGGGTTAGGCGGCGAAGATGCACAATGAAAGGCGTCTGGTTTTATGGTCGAAATTAAAATGCGTTTTATCCGTGGCCATAAACGTGGAGATGTATGGTAGTAttaccagtaccagtaccagtaccagtaccaggAAGTAACCGCCAGCACGCGCTATCAATGAACTGTGGATATTGCAGATTCAGGCATGGTATTTCAGGTAGGATGTGGATGTAATGCAGTTAGAAGGTGAGGCTGAGGATGAGGCTGAGATGATGAGCTGGTGTTGGCCGCCTGCTGAAACTGGGTCACTTTCGCAATGACTTGCCAAAAAGGAGAACTGCGCTGCTGCCGGTCGCGATGCCTCGCcacgaatgcgaatgcgaatgggAATGAATGAGAGTGACATTGGGAGTAACATACTATGCCTTAACCTCAGCACAAAAAAGCAGCCAAACGAACGCAAAAAACACTGacagaacacaaaaaaaaacacaccaCACATaccacacacaccacacacaccacacacacacacattaaaTGTCTTCTTTTGGGAGCCAAGGCGGGCTTTTTGTTTCTCTGGCAAAACAGAGCGTCCGTCTCCAGAATCTATCTATTATTTTTCcctcaatttttttgtagttttctttttttacattCGGTTACTGAAAAGAGAGCGAGCGATTATTGATCGCATTAGGGAAAATCGTTAACTGTAACATGGCGTCGCTCAGCATTAGCCaatgtatttgtatctgtatctctgccagctctatctgtatctgtatttgtatctgtatctgtatctgtatctgtatccgtatccgtatctTTTGAGGGTGTGTGAGTGGAGGGCGTTGCTCGCTGGCTGAcgctggccacgcccccatttCGGTTTAGTTGCCTGGCAACCGGCCGTGCTCTGTTGATACAAGAGGCCGCTCGACCAATGCGCTTGCGTCGCCACAGCACTGTGTACGTAAGAGAACCCCTGAATTTCATTGGCAAAGCCGCCGGTCGAAAGTGGTGAGATGGCCTATCCACTGGGCCATTGGCGAGAACGAGtcggttgttgttgctgctgctgctgccgccgcagTCGCTGCTgcagtcgacgtcgctgccagCGCAGACACTTGAGCGCGGCTCGAACAATATTTGTTGGCAGCAAGCGCAAGCCAAATAGTAGACAAGCGTTCCCCTCTGCAAACAGTCACATTCAAGAGCTCAAGCCAAAGAGACACTCGAGCGGACcaacagcaccagcaccagcagcagccgcagcagcaatagcagcagccgcagcagcagcagcaacatcagcaacatcagcaacagcagcaacatcagcaacagcaatccATCTGCAGCTCCCAATTCCAATTCCCAGCTTCAGACTTCAGTTAAATATCCACGTTCGTGCGTCGGTGTTTTGTGGCCGCGCCGTGCGGCAGacaacaaaaatagaaaataaaatcaaatcaaatcaaatcaaatcaaatatatataatatatataatcgcaaataacaaatataatatcTAAACTTTCGTTAGACCAGTGACAAGTGCTATGTAAAATGCCAGAAAAATGCCAAACCTTTAAAGCAGTGTTAGTGCATTGATATTTGTTTgaatcgaaaaacaaaaacaaaaaaagctaaaaaaccACATACAAAACACGcacattttttattcatttttcgtttttaataaCGCGTTGGACACAAACGCGTTGCCTTTTTAAACGTTTGACCAGAGGGCAGCGTGTCCAAAAGCCGGCAACATAACGGCGCAACTATTGAACAGCTTTCTGAAGGGTAGCCCCCACCAGACCACCATTGACATCATGCAGAAGCTCTACGCGGAGCCGCCGCCCAGCAGTGCTCCGGTGAGCATGGCCAGCGGTCCTCCCTCGGGCGGCGGAGggggcggcggaggaggagggggcggaggaggaggtggtcCGCCACCgcccagcaacaacaatccaAATCCCACCAGCAACGGAGGCAGCATGAGTCCGCTGGCCCGCTCCGCCTACACAATGAACAGCATGGGTCTGCCGGTGGGCGGCATGTCGTCCGTTTCCCCCCAAGCGGCGGCCACCTTCAGCTCCAGCGTCCTGGATTCCGCAGCGGCGGTGGCCAGCATGAGTGCCAGTATGAGTGCCAGCATGAGTGCCAGTATGAGTGCCAGCATGAATGCCAGCATGAATGGCAGCATGGGTGCGGCGGCGGCCATGAACTCGATGGGCGGCAACTGCATGACGCCCAGCTCGATGAGCTATGCCAGCATGGGCTCGCCGCTGGGGAACATGGGCGGCTGCATGGCCATGTCGGCGGCGGGGCTGAGCGGCAGCTATGGTGCCATGCCGCCGGGCACGCGGGAAATGGAGACGGGCAGCCCCAATTCGCTGGGCAGATCACGGGTGGACAAGCCCACCACGTACAGGAGGAGCTACACGCATGCCAAGCCGCCGTACAGCTACATTTCGCTGATCACCATGGCCATACAGAACAATCCCACACGGATGCTGACGCTGTCGGAGATCTACCAGTTCATCATGGACCTGTTTCCGTTCTACAGGCAGAACCAGCAGCGCTGGCAGAACTCCATCCGGCACTCGCTCAGCTTCAACGATTGCTTTGTGAAGATCCCGCGGACGCCGGACAAGCCGGGCAAGGGCTCCTTCTGGACGCTGCACCCGGACTCGGGCAACATGTTCGAGAACGGCTGCTATCTGAGGCGGCAGAAGCGCTTCAAGGACGAGAAGAAGGAGGCCATCCGGCAGCTGCACAAGAGTCCGTCGCACAGCAGCTTGGAGGCCACCAGTCCGGGTAAGAAGGACCACGAGGACTCGCACCACatgcaccaccaccaccatagCCGGCTGGatcaccaccagcaccacaaGGAGGCCCCCATTGCGGGCGTGAATGTGCTGAGTGCGGCGCACAGCAAGGATGCGGAGGCACTGGCCATGCTGCATGCCAATGCGGAGCTGTGCCTCAGCCAGCAGCCGCAGCACGTGCccagccaccaccaccaccagcaccaccagctgcagcaggaggagctgTCCGCCATGATGGCCCAAAGGTGCCATCCGTCGCTGATCAGCGACTACCACTCGTCGATGCATCCGCTGAAGCAGGAGCCCTCCGGCTACACGCCCTCCAGCCACCCCTTCTCCATCAACCGCCTGCTGCCCACGGAGTCGAAGGCGGACATCAAGATGTACGACATGAGCCAGTACGCCGGCTACAACGCGCTCAGTCCGCTGACCAACTCACACGCTGCCTTAGGCCAGGACTCCTACTACCAGAGCCTCGGCTACCATGCGCCCGCCGGCACCACGAGCTTGTGACATCACCAATACCCGCTGGCTTAAGGACGCGCGGAGCAGATGCTGCgctcgcagcagcagcagcaccagcagcagcagcagcacttgcagcagcagcagcagcaccagcagcagcaacagcacttgcaacagcagcagctgcagcagcaacagcagcagcagcaggcggcgCAGCAACTGGCATCCGCTTCCAAcacaccagcaacatcagccaAGGCCAGCGGTAAAGCGGgttcgggatcgggatcgggatcgggatcgggatcagGCTCTAGCTCCAACTACTCACagaaactgcagcagcaacagcaacagcagcagcagcaacaacagcagcagcaacagcaggcccagcagcagcagcaacaccagcaacaccagcagcagcagcaattgctGCAGGAGCTGCAACAGGAGGACTCCTCGAACATCACCAGCGATCTGAGCgaggagcaactgcagcaacacCAGGCGGCACAGCAGCAGTTGTACAACAACTACCAGCAATATGCCGCAGCGGCTGGCTACCGAAACTGGAATCACAGCCTGGCTTTCAATGGGGCCGCCGCCCTGCAGAATctgctgtagctgtagctgtagccaTAGCGACCATGGCCAATTAGCGAGTGCAGGGCCAGTGGCTTTTAGCACCTGGTCGAGATCCTTTGAGCACGTGAGTTTCAGGCCGCGACTCGCACTTGTACATATGCCTTTTCCTGAGTTCCCTGAGTTCCCCGAGTTCCCTGAGCTCCAGCCACAAAATAACAACCATTCAGTTCTGTTACCAGGGGTTTACACAGATATCGGTTAGTTAATCGACAGAAAAGCGAAAGAAAAAGTGATGTAGTTGTAAGCAGATGCAGCAGAActtttgttaacatttttacGTTTTGctaacacaaaataataattccgTGCCATTTGTTTTCGTTGTTTCGAAACAAGCAATAACAATCAAAGCGGTTAAAACTACaaattgaaacattttaaatgtaacacTGAGAGGTGAAGAGTGGGGATCGTGTGTAATGTTCTTTCAGAATGCAAAACCTAATTAAAACAGTCCCAAAAAGAGAGATACAAATACTAAAATCCTTTATCCAAAGGCaaatcgcaatcgcaatcgaATTCGAATCGCAAATgatcaaaaccaaaaagaaatctaaaatttaaatcatcaGCAGTCCAGCAACCAAAACACCCTAAGAATCTTCAAACTAAGCTaactaagcaaacaaaaatctGGCCATGCAAAACGACATGTTTTTTATTGAGTAGTTTATTAAATTCGcatttatacatataaatatatcgcAAAATCCAGCATTTCATTTACATTGTGTGTCTTCTGTTGTTGTACGAATTCGTTAGTTTAAGgcattttgtaaataaccTATAAATAGATAAATTTAAGCAACACCCTctcccaacaaaaaaaaaacataaaaatataacaactTTTAACTAACTCGAGAATTAATCAAATTGTATGAAATTATGCCACACCACTtgaaagtaaatataatataaatataaatattgtatagcatttaaaatttaattagcataAATAATGAaggcaaaacacaaaaaggcaaaaaaaaatcacataaaaagcgaaaaaattgcaattattattcaataatttttaatattagttaTATCGTGcgtatataaaaacaaaaaaaaaaaaataaaccgaaatgcaaacacaaaacaaagaCCCTTTTTACATTGAGCTAagctaattaattaaacttgataaaaaatagtctaaatataaacacacacacacactgacacagaaacaaatgaaaattattgtaaaatacacaatataaaattcaataaatgtCAATGCAAGAATTAAAATCCAACTCTAAAGCtagtaaaaattaatattattataaatcatgcaaaaacaaacacaacgtCAACGACAACAAAATCGactattttaatgtttgaaatacaagaaaaaggaaaaaaaaatcataaattagttttcattttgttCAGTCATCGGAGGGGACACCGTTGTTGACTTAAACAACTGACCTCCAACAATCATTTATACATTGATTGGTCTGGTTTTGGCTGGTCTACTATCCCACTATACCACTATCTCTATCAATGCAGCGAATTCGAATTGAACGACCGATAGCTAAGCGATTCCAGGAGACGCTATCTTATCGCTGTCACTCAGATGCAGAGTGCAGTTTTCCACTATATGATAAACCCTTATCGCAGTGGTGCACTCATAAATTGCAACGGAACAAGAAGGTAAACAACGTTGGGATGGGTGGAACACCCGGACCTCATAGACTGACTAACCCATCTCAGCCCAACCCAACAGCCCAACAACCCAACAACCCAACAACCCCCTATTCCAATATACCTCTTCCCGAAATCGGGGAGGGAAGTCTTCTGCCCGCCactattccattttgtttgctttctaGTAAAATTtatgcactcagaaaaaaactCTCTAAATTTAAGTACGATTTGGATACAAGTATGATCGCTCTTagataaagaaaatgtttgttttgttcctattcaaattaagaaaaattgttctcaaaaacctaaaatacttttgtaaaagtaaaatgtaaattcTTTTGGGAAAAGATTAAACTATGGATACTAAACAATTTGCAAAggaagtatttaaaatttgaataataaa
This genomic window from Drosophila gunungcola strain Sukarami chromosome 3R, Dgunungcola_SK_2, whole genome shotgun sequence contains:
- the LOC128263792 gene encoding LOW QUALITY PROTEIN: protein fork head (The sequence of the model RefSeq protein was modified relative to this genomic sequence to represent the inferred CDS: substituted 2 bases at 2 genomic stop codons); protein product: MQKLYAEPPPSSAPVSMASGPPSGGGGGGGGGGGGGGGGPPPPSNNNPNPTSNGGSMSPLARSAYTMNSMGLPVGGMSSVSPQAAATFSSSVLDSAAAVASMSASMSASMSASMSASMNASMNGSMGAAAAMNSMGGNCMTPSSMSYASMGSPLGNMGGCMAMSAAGLSGSYGAMPPGTREMETGSPNSLGRSRVDKPTTYRRSYTHAKPPYSYISLITMAIQNNPTRMLTLSEIYQFIMDLFPFYRQNQQRWQNSIRHSLSFNDCFVKIPRTPDKPGKGSFWTLHPDSGNMFENGCYLRRQKRFKDEKKEAIRQLHKSPSHSSLEATSPGKKDHEDSHHMHHHHHSRLDHHQHHKEAPIAGVNVLSAAHSKDAEALAMLHANAELCLSQQPQHVPSHHHHQHHQLQQEELSAMMAQRCHPSLISDYHSSMHPLKQEPSGYTPSSHPFSINRLLPTESKADIKMYDMSQYAGYNALSPLTNSHAALGQDSYYQSLGYHAPAGTTSLXHHQYPLAXGRAEQMLRSQQQQHQQQQQHLQQQQQHQQQQQHLQQQQLQQQQQQQQAAQQLASASNTPATSAKASGKAGSGSGSGSGSGSGSSSNYSQKLQQQQQQQQQQQQQQQQQAQQQQQHQQHQQQQQLLQELQQEDSSNITSDLSEEQLQQHQAAQQQLYNNYQQYAAAAGYRNWNHSLAFNGAAALQNLL